From the genome of Sphingobacterium kitahiroshimense, one region includes:
- the ruvA gene encoding Holliday junction branch migration protein RuvA, which translates to MYAYFNGKLAHKAPTHVILDVGGIGYYIHISLNTFSLIKDQEQCKLFISFQVREDAHTLYGFATEGEKKLFENLISVSGIGPNTGRMILSSNTPEEIQSAIVNGQVTLIQQIKGIGPKTAQRLILELQDKLKKQGVESLSTIPMAQSVPDEALSALVMLGFNKATSEKVLNTVIQTDPNLTVEGMIKLALKKL; encoded by the coding sequence ATGTATGCATATTTTAACGGGAAATTAGCACATAAAGCACCTACCCATGTTATTCTCGACGTGGGTGGGATTGGCTATTATATCCATATTTCCCTCAATACTTTTTCCTTGATTAAAGACCAGGAGCAATGTAAGCTATTCATTTCTTTTCAGGTTAGGGAGGATGCGCATACCTTGTACGGATTTGCAACAGAAGGTGAAAAAAAACTATTTGAAAATCTGATTTCAGTATCAGGTATTGGTCCAAATACAGGGCGTATGATCCTTTCATCCAATACACCGGAAGAAATACAATCTGCTATTGTAAATGGTCAGGTTACACTGATTCAGCAAATAAAAGGTATTGGTCCTAAAACAGCGCAACGTTTGATTTTAGAATTGCAGGATAAGCTAAAAAAACAAGGTGTAGAATCCTTATCAACGATTCCAATGGCACAATCTGTACCAGACGAAGCATTATCTGCTTTGGTCATGTTAGGATTCAATAAAGCTACCTCAGAAAAAGTTTTAAATACTGTCATCCAAACGGATCCAAATCTGACCGTCGAAGGAATGATCAAATTAGCTTTGAAAAAGTTGTAA
- a CDS encoding GAF domain-containing protein, whose amino-acid sequence MAEDLTIKKGTKEEQYIALLPQIKGLITGETNQIANLANIAAALKEQFNFFWVGFYLIEGEQLVLAPFQGPVACTRIQYGRGVCGTSWKENKTIIVPNVDEFPGHIACSSLSKSEIVIPVYKGNNIIGILDVDSSELNDFDAVDEQYLTEIVALLS is encoded by the coding sequence ATGGCAGAAGATTTAACAATTAAAAAAGGAACAAAGGAAGAACAATATATTGCTCTTCTTCCTCAAATAAAAGGCTTGATCACCGGTGAAACGAATCAAATCGCTAACCTGGCAAATATTGCCGCAGCACTGAAGGAACAGTTCAATTTTTTCTGGGTAGGTTTTTACTTGATTGAGGGTGAGCAACTTGTACTAGCACCTTTTCAGGGACCAGTAGCCTGTACGCGTATCCAGTATGGTCGTGGCGTTTGCGGAACTTCCTGGAAAGAAAATAAAACCATTATCGTACCCAATGTGGATGAATTCCCCGGGCATATCGCTTGCAGCTCACTTTCAAAATCAGAAATTGTTATCCCTGTTTATAAGGGCAACAACATCATCGGTATTCTAGATGTAGATAGTAGCGAACTCAACGATTTCGATGCTGTCGATGAGCAATATTTAACTGAAATAGTTGCTTTGCTTTCTTAA